In the genome of bacterium, one region contains:
- a CDS encoding xanthine dehydrogenase family protein subunit M has translation MPAVPFEYYAPATLDEATALLARYGERAKALAGGQSLVPLLTLRLARPEVVVDLNGIQELRLVRRDGGDLFIGALVRHRALERGEGVLAACGLLREAAALIGNVRVRTLGTIGGSLAHADPAAELPAVARALDGTLVVRGAAGERAIPAHEFFVGALTTALAPDEVIVGIRLPVLGPRVGYAVTEFTRRAGDFAIVAAVAVVEVRPAGEIARARVALAGAGSTPLRLPGVEAALASERPDPRILRRAAEEAAREIEPEGDAHASAAYRRHLARVLTGRALQRAAAAAADGRPA, from the coding sequence TTGCCTGCCGTCCCGTTTGAGTATTATGCCCCCGCGACGCTCGACGAAGCCACGGCGCTGCTCGCGAGGTACGGGGAGCGCGCCAAAGCGCTGGCCGGCGGACAGAGCCTGGTGCCGCTTCTGACCCTCCGGCTCGCGCGCCCCGAGGTGGTGGTCGACCTCAATGGTATCCAGGAGTTGCGGCTCGTGCGCCGTGACGGGGGCGATCTCTTCATCGGCGCGTTGGTCCGGCATCGGGCGCTGGAGCGCGGCGAGGGCGTCCTTGCAGCCTGCGGCCTCCTTCGGGAGGCCGCCGCGTTGATCGGCAACGTCCGTGTGCGCACGTTGGGGACGATCGGCGGGAGCCTCGCCCACGCCGATCCGGCGGCCGAACTGCCCGCCGTGGCCCGCGCTCTCGACGGGACGCTGGTTGTGCGGGGCGCCGCCGGGGAGCGCGCCATCCCTGCGCACGAGTTTTTTGTCGGGGCGCTTACCACGGCGCTTGCGCCGGACGAGGTGATCGTTGGGATCCGCCTCCCGGTGCTCGGGCCCAGAGTCGGGTACGCCGTGACCGAATTCACCAGGCGCGCGGGCGACTTTGCCATCGTCGCGGCCGTGGCCGTCGTCGAGGTCCGGCCGGCAGGCGAGATCGCGCGGGCCCGCGTGGCGCTGGCCGGCGCGGGCTCGACTCCCCTGCGCCTCCCCGGCGTCGAGGCCGCCCTCGCGAGCGAGCGGCCCGACCCCCGCATCCTCCGCCGCGCCGCAGAGGAGGCGGCCCGCGAGATCGAACCCGAGGGGGACGCGCACGCATCCGCCGCGTATCGCCGCCATCTCGCGCGCGTGCTCACCGGGCGAGCCCTCCAGCGGGCGGCTGCCGCGGCGGCCGATGGGAGGCCGGCGTGA
- a CDS encoding SDR family NAD(P)-dependent oxidoreductase translates to MRLQDRVAVITGAAKGMGGAISTAMADEGAHLVLAGRETAPLEAQAKALGGRHRQGRYVTVPTDVVDARAVEALARRALEEFGRIDILVNAAGTIGPIETPLHKIAPEDWDRVLGVNLKGVFLCCRAVVPAMIERRYGKIINIAGTSGLRGYRFRAAYSSSKWAVRGLTRTLALEVGPYGVNVNAICPGVVLGDRMTTIIQEKARVRRWTPTQVYDEYIEEMALRRFTKDEDIANAVVFLASEESRQITGHEMIVDGGWDV, encoded by the coding sequence GTGAGACTCCAGGATCGAGTCGCGGTCATCACCGGGGCGGCCAAGGGGATGGGGGGCGCGATCTCGACCGCAATGGCGGACGAAGGGGCCCATCTCGTGTTGGCCGGTCGGGAGACGGCGCCGCTCGAGGCACAGGCGAAGGCGCTCGGAGGGCGGCATCGCCAGGGCCGGTACGTCACGGTGCCCACAGACGTGGTCGACGCCCGCGCGGTGGAGGCCCTGGCCCGTCGAGCGCTCGAGGAATTTGGGCGCATCGATATCCTCGTCAACGCCGCGGGCACGATCGGGCCGATCGAGACCCCGCTCCATAAGATCGCGCCTGAGGACTGGGATCGCGTGCTCGGCGTGAACTTGAAGGGCGTATTTCTCTGCTGTCGTGCCGTGGTGCCCGCCATGATCGAACGGCGGTACGGCAAGATCATCAATATCGCCGGCACCTCGGGGCTTCGAGGGTACCGCTTCCGCGCGGCGTACTCATCGTCCAAGTGGGCCGTGCGCGGGCTCACGCGCACGCTTGCGCTCGAGGTGGGGCCGTACGGCGTGAACGTGAACGCGATCTGCCCGGGCGTCGTCCTGGGCGATCGCATGACCACGATCATTCAAGAGAAGGCCCGGGTCCGACGCTGGACGCCGACCCAAGTGTACGACGAGTACATCGAGGAGATGGCGCTGCGCCGGTTCACGAAGGATGAAGACATCGCGAACGCGGTCGTGTTCCTCGCCTCGGAGGAGAGCCGCCAGATTACCGGGCACGAGATGATCGTCGACGGCGGGTGGGATGTATGA
- a CDS encoding hydantoinase B/oxoprolinase family protein — protein sequence MTDPITLEVVRHAVFSIAEEMRAIVMRSARSPVLKEAGDLSCALTDARGRLVAQGRDIPIHLGVMAFTVKEFLRRVPVEVLHEGDVYVTNQPEVGGNHLPDVKAIMPVFHHGRLVAFAITLAHWPDVGGAHRGSYVATARDRFAEGLCIPPVPLFLGGHPNRTMMDLVLSNVRGRKDREGDLLAQYSACAVAAARLREVCDRFGPEVVLACFDRFLDESDRLMRSEIARLPDGEYDGEDWLDDDGIGRIPLRIAVRVRVSGDTMIFDFGGTAPETRGPVNATPFVTASAVMYAVRALLGPEIPANDGCYRPITVIVPEGTLLNPGPDAARVGGNHETSQRVVDAILRALAPVLPDRIVAGGPGTSGLVMLSGRRADGRPYILYEVHGGGEGAGAGRDGTNAIRVHMSNVMNTPVEVIEAEYPLRVECCELRPGSAGAGRHRGGIGLRRAYRMLDDGGEVTTMIERMRVKPWGVFGGEDGAPFRVTLVRGKRRTRIRGKENRDLARGDLIVVESSGGGGYGPPAERSAELRAHDRTHGYTIRPGGRRSA from the coding sequence ATGACCGATCCCATCACTCTCGAAGTAGTCCGCCACGCGGTGTTCTCCATCGCCGAGGAGATGCGGGCGATCGTGATGCGATCGGCCCGCTCCCCTGTCCTCAAGGAGGCCGGTGACCTCTCGTGTGCTCTCACCGACGCGCGGGGGCGACTCGTCGCCCAGGGTCGAGACATTCCGATCCACCTCGGGGTCATGGCCTTTACCGTCAAAGAGTTTCTGCGCCGGGTCCCCGTCGAGGTGCTCCACGAAGGCGACGTCTACGTGACCAACCAGCCCGAAGTAGGCGGTAACCATCTGCCCGACGTCAAGGCGATCATGCCGGTATTTCATCACGGACGTTTGGTGGCGTTCGCCATCACTCTGGCCCACTGGCCGGACGTCGGCGGCGCCCATCGGGGGAGTTACGTGGCGACGGCGCGCGACCGGTTCGCGGAGGGTCTATGTATCCCTCCGGTGCCGCTCTTCCTGGGGGGGCACCCGAACCGTACGATGATGGACCTGGTGCTCAGCAATGTGCGCGGCCGCAAGGATCGCGAGGGGGACCTCCTGGCCCAATATTCTGCGTGCGCGGTCGCGGCAGCCAGGCTGCGGGAGGTGTGCGACCGGTTCGGGCCAGAGGTCGTGTTGGCATGCTTCGACCGGTTCCTCGACGAATCCGACCGGTTGATGCGAAGCGAGATCGCACGGCTCCCGGACGGGGAGTACGATGGAGAGGATTGGCTCGATGACGACGGCATTGGCCGTATCCCGCTTCGGATTGCCGTGAGGGTGCGCGTATCCGGGGACACGATGATCTTCGATTTTGGCGGTACCGCCCCGGAGACGCGCGGGCCGGTCAACGCCACCCCGTTTGTGACCGCGTCGGCGGTCATGTACGCAGTCCGGGCGCTGCTCGGCCCCGAGATTCCCGCAAACGACGGGTGCTATCGACCGATCACCGTGATCGTGCCCGAGGGGACCCTCCTCAATCCAGGCCCGGACGCGGCCCGCGTGGGGGGCAACCACGAAACCTCGCAGCGCGTCGTCGACGCCATTCTCCGGGCCTTGGCTCCGGTGCTGCCCGATCGGATCGTGGCGGGGGGCCCCGGGACCTCCGGCCTCGTGATGCTGAGCGGCCGGCGCGCCGACGGGCGGCCGTACATCCTCTACGAGGTGCACGGTGGTGGCGAGGGAGCGGGCGCCGGGCGCGACGGTACGAACGCCATCCGAGTCCACATGAGCAATGTCATGAATACGCCCGTCGAGGTGATCGAGGCCGAGTATCCCCTCCGGGTCGAGTGCTGCGAATTGCGCCCCGGCAGCGCCGGCGCGGGCCGTCATCGCGGCGGGATCGGCCTTCGCCGCGCGTACCGGATGCTCGACGACGGCGGCGAGGTGACGACGATGATCGAACGGATGCGGGTGAAGCCGTGGGGGGTGTTCGGAGGCGAGGACGGCGCTCCATTTCGCGTGACGCTCGTGCGGGGTAAGCGGCGCACCCGGATCCGGGGGAAGGAGAATCGGGATCTCGCGCGCGGGGATCTCATCGTCGTCGAGAGCTCGGGCGGAGGCGGCTATGGCCCGCCCGCGGAGCGGTCCGCCGAGCTTCGGGCGCACGACAGGACACACGGCTACACGATACGCCCCGGGGGGAGGAGGTCCGCGTGA